One region of Alcanivorax sediminis genomic DNA includes:
- the hemP gene encoding hemin uptake protein HemP, with protein sequence MNQIKKAVTSSPRRVSINAESRVTSALLLNHEGKLWIEHAGERYLLRRTSNNRLILTK encoded by the coding sequence ATGAACCAGATTAAAAAAGCGGTAACGTCCTCTCCACGCAGGGTGTCTATCAACGCGGAAAGTAGGGTGACCAGTGCGTTGCTGTTGAACCATGAGGGCAAATTGTGGATTGAGCATGCCGGTGAGCGTTACCTGCTACGCCGGACTTCCAACAACCGGCTGATTCTTACCAAGTGA
- the lgt gene encoding prolipoprotein diacylglyceryl transferase gives MEFPVINPVAIAIGPLKVHWYGLMYMIGFAAAWWLGTVRAKRPNSGWTRDEVGDLVFYGAMGVILGGRLGYVFFYNFSKFLADPVWLVKVWDGGMSFHGGAIGVLVAFALFARKTNKGYFEVADFMVPMVPIGLATGRFGNFINAELWGRTSDVPWAMVFPTDPLKLPRHPSQLYECLLEGVVLFAVLWVYSAKPRPAAAVTGLFGVGYGAARTFVEFFREPDAHIGYLAGGWLTMGMLLSIPMIILGIAMMVWAYRNDARQTA, from the coding sequence ATGGAATTTCCTGTAATTAACCCTGTCGCCATCGCCATAGGCCCTCTCAAGGTCCACTGGTATGGGCTGATGTATATGATCGGCTTTGCCGCCGCCTGGTGGCTGGGTACGGTACGGGCGAAGCGCCCCAATTCGGGCTGGACCAGGGATGAAGTCGGCGACCTGGTGTTCTATGGCGCCATGGGCGTGATTCTGGGTGGGCGCCTGGGCTATGTGTTCTTCTACAATTTCAGCAAGTTTCTGGCGGACCCGGTCTGGCTGGTCAAGGTCTGGGATGGTGGCATGAGCTTCCACGGCGGCGCCATCGGTGTGCTGGTGGCGTTTGCGCTGTTTGCCCGCAAGACCAACAAGGGTTATTTCGAAGTGGCTGATTTCATGGTGCCGATGGTGCCTATCGGGCTGGCCACCGGACGATTCGGCAACTTTATCAACGCCGAGCTGTGGGGGCGCACCAGTGATGTACCCTGGGCCATGGTGTTCCCCACCGATCCCCTGAAACTGCCTCGTCACCCATCCCAGTTGTATGAGTGCCTGCTGGAGGGTGTGGTGTTGTTCGCGGTGCTCTGGGTATATTCGGCCAAGCCCCGTCCGGCTGCTGCCGTGACCGGCCTGTTTGGTGTGGGTTATGGTGCGGCGCGGACCTTTGTGGAATTCTTCCGCGAACCGGATGCGCACATTGGCTATCTGGCCGGAGGCTGGTTGACCATGGGCATGCTGCTCAGCATCCCGATGATTATTCTGGGTATCGCCATGATGGTGTGGGCGTACCGCAATGATGCACGTCAAACAGCATAA
- a CDS encoding dihydrofolate reductase, whose product MSIRLSMMVAKASNNVIGRDNKLPWYLPNDLKYFKQVTFGKPVIMGRKTWESLKGPLPGRTNIVITRQADYAAEGAKVVSTLEEAVEMAENVAFIDGQEEAVIMGGAEIYQLALPKADRLYLTEVHADVEGDTFFPEYDTGEWSEIGREDFAAEGPNPYDYSFVVYERK is encoded by the coding sequence ATGTCCATTCGTCTTTCCATGATGGTCGCCAAGGCCAGCAACAATGTTATCGGTCGTGACAACAAGCTGCCCTGGTATCTGCCCAACGATCTCAAATATTTCAAGCAGGTCACCTTTGGCAAACCGGTGATCATGGGCCGCAAGACCTGGGAATCCCTGAAGGGGCCGCTCCCCGGCCGGACCAATATCGTGATCACCCGTCAGGCTGACTATGCAGCTGAAGGCGCCAAGGTGGTGTCGACTCTGGAAGAAGCGGTGGAAATGGCGGAAAACGTGGCGTTCATCGACGGCCAGGAAGAAGCGGTGATCATGGGCGGCGCGGAAATCTACCAGCTGGCCCTGCCAAAGGCTGACCGCCTTTACCTCACCGAGGTCCACGCCGACGTGGAAGGCGATACCTTCTTCCCGGAATACGACACCGGTGAGTGGAGCGAGATCGGCCGCGAAGACTTCGCCGCAGAAGGGCCGAATCCCTACGATTATTCGTTTGTGGTGTACGAGAGAAAATAG
- a CDS encoding OsmC family protein → MPQHTMHLSWTAHGNQDHYLWHLPDGNEVRVVDGQHGQQEFMEPEEAFIAALASCHLLSFLTEAAREGLSVASYDDDPSAVMGQTPQAKIYVKQIRMQPLVTFTGEQPDLTRIQALHQRAHEKCFIATSVKSEVVIEPRG, encoded by the coding sequence GTGCCGCAACATACCATGCACCTGAGCTGGACCGCCCATGGCAACCAGGATCACTACCTCTGGCACCTGCCTGATGGCAACGAAGTCAGGGTGGTCGACGGCCAGCATGGCCAACAGGAGTTCATGGAACCCGAAGAGGCGTTCATTGCCGCTCTGGCCAGCTGTCACCTGCTTTCTTTTCTCACTGAAGCCGCCCGTGAGGGACTGTCTGTTGCCAGCTACGATGACGATCCTTCCGCCGTGATGGGCCAAACCCCCCAGGCCAAGATTTACGTCAAACAGATCCGCATGCAGCCCCTGGTAACTTTCACCGGCGAGCAACCGGACCTGACCCGCATCCAGGCGCTGCATCAACGCGCTCACGAAAAGTGTTTTATTGCGACCTCGGTGAAAAGCGAAGTGGTTATCGAACCACGCGGGTAG
- a CDS encoding YqcC family protein has translation MTKHAALTVILDDLQTELEKQGLWTTQPPTPAAFESETPFFADTMDFSQWLQWVFVARFRAMMDAGVPLPASCDVAPMAEEALKEMERDMSEIISLLKAFDEHF, from the coding sequence ATGACTAAACATGCCGCCCTCACCGTCATTCTTGATGACCTGCAGACCGAACTGGAAAAACAGGGCCTGTGGACCACCCAACCACCGACACCCGCCGCCTTCGAAAGCGAGACGCCGTTTTTTGCCGACACCATGGATTTCAGTCAGTGGTTGCAGTGGGTATTTGTGGCGCGTTTTCGCGCCATGATGGACGCCGGCGTCCCTCTTCCTGCCAGCTGTGACGTGGCCCCCATGGCAGAAGAAGCGCTAAAGGAAATGGAGCGGGACATGAGTGAAATCATCAGCCTGTTGAAGGCGTTCGACGAACACTTTTGA
- the xerC gene encoding tyrosine recombinase XerC, which translates to MNSEKNDASDVIDSSLLMINSFLKHLESERRLSPHTVSNYQRDLKEAARVLRQPDWAGVTVHDIRSLVATLHRQGKGGKTISRQLSTLRTFYRYLMREGIAKDNPVMDVRAPKSGKRLPKALDADQVSQLLDAGIDKGDPLSLRDQAIMELFYACGLRLAELLSLDIDSIDMSAAQLLVTGKGNKTRQLPMGKPAVTALKRWLKARTLFVKDSAEKAVFLSKNGKRLSPSSVQQRLKRHALERGLDDHLHPHKLRHSFATHLLESSGDLRAVQELLGHADLATTQVYTHLDFQHLAQVYDGAHPRAQRRSEDDEESS; encoded by the coding sequence ATGAATAGTGAAAAGAACGACGCTTCTGACGTTATTGATTCTTCACTATTAATGATTAACTCCTTCCTCAAGCATCTTGAGTCTGAGCGACGGTTGTCTCCGCATACCGTCAGCAATTATCAGCGTGATCTGAAAGAGGCCGCCCGGGTACTCCGGCAGCCGGACTGGGCCGGCGTCACCGTGCACGACATCCGCTCGCTGGTGGCCACGCTGCACCGCCAGGGCAAGGGCGGCAAAACCATTTCCCGCCAGCTCTCCACCCTCCGCACCTTTTACCGTTACCTGATGCGCGAAGGCATTGCCAAAGACAACCCGGTGATGGACGTGCGTGCGCCCAAAAGTGGCAAACGCCTGCCCAAGGCACTGGATGCGGATCAGGTCAGCCAGCTTCTGGATGCCGGCATCGACAAGGGCGACCCATTAAGCCTGCGCGACCAGGCCATCATGGAGCTGTTCTACGCCTGCGGTCTGCGGCTGGCCGAACTGCTCAGCCTGGATATCGACAGCATCGATATGTCTGCAGCCCAGCTGCTCGTCACGGGCAAAGGCAACAAGACCCGCCAGCTCCCCATGGGCAAACCGGCAGTGACCGCGCTCAAACGCTGGCTCAAGGCACGCACGCTGTTTGTGAAAGACAGCGCCGAAAAGGCCGTCTTTCTCAGCAAGAATGGTAAGCGCCTGTCGCCGTCCAGCGTGCAGCAACGGCTCAAGCGACACGCTCTGGAACGCGGACTGGATGACCACCTCCACCCACACAAGCTACGCCATTCCTTCGCCACTCACTTGCTGGAATCCTCTGGCGACCTGCGCGCTGTACAGGAACTGCTTGGCCATGCCGACCTGGCCACTACCCAGGTCTACACCCATCTGGATTTCCAGCACCTGGCCCAGGTATACGATGGAGCCCATCCGAGAGCCCAGCGCCGCAGTGAGGATGATGAGGAATCTTCCTGA
- a CDS encoding M20/M25/M40 family metallo-hydrolase, whose product MKAVLSGIGAALLLLVVVLVARTAMVPAPESFPSSPSPVVFSKEQAAAMTQRLSRAIQFPTLAGQADAFASFHAFLEQAFPLAHASLSRQAFGHSLLYHWESSNDCAPILLLAHQDVVPVSSPEDWLQAPFAGAIESGYLWGRGAMDDKGSLMAILESVEALLAQGQSPACDVWLAFGHDEEVGGVQGAGKMAAWMLSEGLQFAMVLDEGGMVLPGATLGIDKPVALIGIAEKGYLSVILTAQGGAGHSSRPPEQTAIGELSRAIMMLQASPRPAFLNGATRQMLEQVAPWQPWGKRVVFANLWLFEPLVLQQLASKPDTNALIRTTMAPTMLSAGVKDNVLPATAEAVINFRLAPGENRETLMTWLEEALPATVNARIAEGFFAEPSAISPVDSSAYQQLSVLAEGLPAAPVAVPFLLIAGSDARHYEALSGNVFRFLPASFEREDVARFHGANERLALSQYPAMVAFYASVMTSAF is encoded by the coding sequence ATGAAGGCGGTGCTGAGCGGTATCGGCGCTGCCTTGCTATTGTTGGTCGTGGTGCTGGTGGCGCGCACGGCGATGGTTCCGGCCCCTGAATCCTTCCCCTCGTCTCCCTCTCCGGTCGTCTTCAGCAAAGAGCAGGCGGCGGCGATGACCCAGCGCCTGTCTCGGGCGATACAGTTCCCTACCCTTGCGGGTCAGGCTGATGCGTTTGCATCGTTTCACGCCTTTCTTGAACAGGCGTTCCCGCTGGCCCATGCCTCGCTTTCTCGACAAGCCTTCGGCCACAGCCTGCTCTATCACTGGGAAAGCAGTAATGACTGTGCCCCGATCCTGTTACTGGCTCATCAGGATGTGGTGCCGGTGTCTTCTCCCGAAGACTGGCTGCAAGCCCCTTTTGCTGGCGCGATTGAGTCGGGTTACCTGTGGGGCCGCGGCGCCATGGATGACAAGGGCAGCCTGATGGCGATTCTGGAGTCGGTGGAAGCGCTGCTGGCGCAGGGGCAGAGCCCCGCCTGTGATGTGTGGCTGGCGTTTGGCCATGATGAGGAGGTCGGGGGCGTTCAGGGCGCCGGGAAGATGGCGGCCTGGATGCTCTCCGAGGGTCTGCAGTTTGCCATGGTTCTCGATGAAGGCGGAATGGTGCTGCCCGGAGCCACATTGGGTATCGACAAGCCGGTAGCGCTGATCGGCATTGCGGAGAAAGGCTACCTGAGCGTGATTCTGACGGCTCAGGGTGGCGCAGGACATTCTTCCCGGCCTCCCGAGCAGACCGCCATTGGTGAGTTGTCCCGGGCGATCATGATGTTGCAGGCTTCGCCTCGGCCAGCGTTTCTGAATGGCGCGACACGTCAGATGCTGGAGCAGGTGGCACCCTGGCAGCCCTGGGGAAAGCGAGTGGTGTTTGCCAACCTGTGGCTGTTCGAGCCGCTGGTGCTTCAGCAGCTGGCCAGCAAGCCTGACACCAATGCCCTGATCCGTACCACCATGGCACCTACCATGCTGTCGGCCGGGGTGAAGGACAACGTGCTGCCCGCCACCGCTGAGGCGGTGATCAACTTTCGGCTGGCGCCGGGCGAGAATAGAGAGACGTTGATGACCTGGCTGGAAGAGGCCTTGCCTGCCACGGTGAATGCCCGTATCGCGGAGGGGTTCTTTGCGGAGCCGTCGGCCATATCTCCAGTGGATTCGTCAGCGTATCAACAGCTGTCTGTCTTGGCTGAAGGGTTGCCTGCCGCGCCGGTGGCCGTGCCTTTCCTGCTGATTGCTGGCAGCGATGCGCGTCACTATGAGGCGCTGTCTGGAAATGTTTTCCGCTTTCTTCCCGCCTCTTTTGAGCGGGAGGATGTGGCGAGATTTCATGGCGCCAACGAGCGATTGGCGCTTTCACAGTATCCTGCGATGGTAGCGTTCTACGCATCGGTCATGACATCAGCCTTTTAA
- a CDS encoding HAD family hydrolase, translating into MSKLKLITFDLDNTLWPVDEVIRHAEKTCSDWIADNHPDAAAALSAERVRAVRTALLKEKPQYLDNLTALRQDAMSRAFVEHGFSEPEARRIALDAFKVFHTARNQVRFFPGARAVLEQLANHYVLGALTNGNADLQMIGIDDLFAFHHSAETIGKRKPAPDMFAAALRDASVTPVQAAHIGDHPLEDVHAAREHGMHAVWANLVEMDWPVELERPSHHILTLEEIPDLVAQLND; encoded by the coding sequence ATGAGTAAACTCAAGCTGATCACCTTTGATCTCGATAACACCCTGTGGCCGGTGGACGAAGTGATCCGTCATGCGGAGAAGACCTGCAGTGACTGGATTGCGGATAACCATCCTGATGCCGCCGCCGCGCTAAGCGCCGAGCGGGTGCGGGCGGTGCGCACGGCGCTGCTGAAGGAAAAACCCCAGTATCTGGACAACCTGACTGCCCTGCGTCAGGACGCCATGAGCCGCGCCTTTGTGGAGCATGGCTTCAGCGAACCGGAAGCCCGCCGCATTGCCCTTGATGCTTTCAAGGTCTTCCATACCGCCCGCAACCAGGTACGCTTTTTTCCCGGTGCGCGTGCCGTACTCGAGCAGCTGGCCAATCACTATGTGCTAGGGGCGCTCACCAATGGTAATGCTGACCTGCAGATGATTGGCATCGATGATCTGTTTGCCTTCCATCACTCCGCCGAAACCATCGGCAAGCGAAAACCTGCTCCGGATATGTTCGCTGCCGCCCTGAGGGATGCCAGCGTCACCCCCGTTCAGGCCGCACACATTGGCGATCATCCTCTGGAAGATGTCCATGCTGCCCGCGAGCACGGCATGCATGCGGTGTGGGCCAACCTGGTGGAGATGGACTGGCCGGTTGAACTGGAACGCCCCAGCCACCATATCCTCACCCTCGAAGAAATCCCCGACCTGGTAGCCCAGTTAAATGACTAA
- a CDS encoding sulfite exporter TauE/SafE family protein — protein sequence MLELFLICLGVGVGAGLLAGALGLGGGVVIVPALIFLFHGLGFPPELVAKMAVATSLSTIIITSISAVRTHHKAGFVRWPITFRLGVGIVLGAFAGAFIADAMKGELLTRLFGLFAIVIAVQMMLTGRKVQDTSLPERVPGALGLWLAGLLIGTGSAIFGIGGGSLTVPFLSWCRLKMQQAVAISSACGLPIAIAGTVGFAVAGWNEQHLPEGALGYVFLPATAGIVLTSFPFARLAARVSHRLPSSTLKRVFAAVLLVLGLKLLFG from the coding sequence GTGCTGGAGTTGTTTCTGATCTGTCTGGGCGTGGGTGTGGGAGCCGGTTTGCTGGCGGGTGCGCTGGGTCTTGGCGGCGGCGTGGTCATCGTGCCTGCGCTAATCTTCCTGTTCCATGGTCTTGGCTTTCCGCCGGAGTTGGTGGCAAAAATGGCCGTGGCCACTTCGCTGAGCACGATTATTATTACCTCGATCAGTGCGGTGCGTACTCATCACAAGGCTGGTTTTGTCCGCTGGCCGATCACGTTTCGATTGGGCGTCGGCATTGTGCTGGGTGCTTTTGCCGGCGCCTTCATAGCCGATGCCATGAAAGGGGAACTGCTGACCCGGTTGTTTGGTCTGTTTGCCATCGTGATTGCCGTGCAAATGATGCTGACAGGGCGCAAGGTACAGGATACTTCCCTGCCTGAGCGTGTTCCCGGCGCGCTGGGACTGTGGCTGGCGGGGCTATTGATTGGTACCGGCTCTGCTATCTTCGGTATCGGTGGCGGCTCGCTGACGGTGCCCTTTCTGAGCTGGTGCCGACTGAAAATGCAGCAGGCGGTGGCGATTTCTTCAGCCTGTGGGCTGCCGATTGCTATTGCTGGAACGGTGGGGTTCGCGGTGGCCGGCTGGAATGAGCAGCATCTGCCGGAAGGGGCACTTGGCTATGTGTTTTTACCGGCGACAGCCGGTATAGTGCTCACCAGTTTCCCGTTTGCCCGTCTGGCCGCCAGAGTCAGTCATCGTCTGCCTTCATCTACCCTGAAACGGGTCTTTGCCGCGGTGCTTTTAGTGCTCGGGTTAAAGCTGCTGTTTGGATAA
- a CDS encoding NRDE family protein, whose translation MCIVLLDWQPGSDIPLRVAANRDEFHARPAEPARWRGDIFCGLDLTAGGTWLGIHRNGRFAVVTNYREPITDRQPGERSRGLLPSAFLTSTASPEQFARELAQEQQHYGAFNLLVGTPDSLWYLGNRGANPQPVTPGIHGLSNGLMDDPWPKVNRAKRHLQEVIGKGGSLERLLDVVTDRHQPADDELPDTGVGLDLERLVAPVFIQSPTYGTRASSAVILDRDNGPQMLEQCWQPDGCRAERTCSD comes from the coding sequence ATGTGTATTGTACTGCTGGACTGGCAACCGGGGTCGGACATCCCGTTACGGGTGGCGGCGAATCGGGATGAGTTTCATGCGCGGCCGGCGGAACCGGCGCGCTGGCGGGGCGATATCTTCTGTGGTCTGGACCTCACCGCTGGCGGCACCTGGCTGGGCATTCATCGCAACGGCCGCTTCGCCGTGGTGACCAACTACCGCGAGCCGATCACGGATCGTCAACCTGGCGAGCGTTCCCGGGGCCTGCTACCCAGCGCGTTTCTGACATCCACTGCCAGCCCGGAACAGTTCGCCCGGGAACTGGCGCAAGAGCAGCAACACTATGGCGCCTTCAACCTGCTGGTGGGCACTCCGGACAGCCTCTGGTATCTGGGCAACCGTGGCGCTAATCCACAGCCCGTCACGCCCGGTATTCACGGCCTCAGCAATGGGCTCATGGATGACCCCTGGCCCAAGGTAAACAGGGCCAAACGGCATCTCCAGGAAGTGATCGGCAAAGGCGGTTCACTGGAGCGGCTGCTGGACGTGGTGACCGATCGCCATCAACCCGCTGATGATGAACTCCCCGATACCGGCGTTGGCCTCGATCTGGAGAGGCTGGTGGCGCCGGTATTTATCCAGTCTCCCACCTACGGCACCCGTGCCAGCAGCGCGGTGATTCTCGACAGGGATAACGGACCACAAATGCTGGAGCAATGCTGGCAACCGGATGGCTGCCGCGCTGAACGTACCTGCTCAGATTAA
- a CDS encoding thymidylate synthase — MKQYLDLLRHVRDNGTFKEDRTGTGTYAVFGYQMRYDLSEGFPMLTTKKLHLRSIIHELLWFLSGETNIRYLKENGVSIWDEWATEDGELGPVYGEQWRSWKTPDGQVIDQITQVLDEIKRNPDSRRLVVSAWNPAVLPDPTISPEANAAAGKQALPPCHCLFQFYVADGKLSCQLYQRSGDIFLGVPFNIASYALLTLMMAQVCGLEPGDFVHTLGDAHLYSNHLEQADTQLAREPRTLPSMTLNPEVKDLFAFTFDDFTLSDYEPHAHIKAPVAI, encoded by the coding sequence ATGAAGCAATATCTCGATCTACTCCGCCATGTGCGTGACAACGGCACCTTCAAGGAAGACCGTACCGGAACTGGCACCTATGCGGTGTTCGGTTACCAGATGCGCTATGACCTGAGCGAGGGTTTTCCCATGCTCACGACCAAGAAGCTGCATCTGCGTTCTATTATCCATGAGCTGTTGTGGTTTCTGTCCGGTGAAACGAACATCCGGTACCTGAAGGAAAACGGTGTTTCGATCTGGGATGAGTGGGCCACGGAAGATGGGGAGCTTGGGCCGGTTTATGGAGAACAATGGCGTAGCTGGAAAACGCCGGACGGCCAGGTCATCGACCAGATCACCCAGGTCCTGGATGAGATCAAGCGCAACCCGGATTCGCGGCGTCTGGTCGTCAGTGCCTGGAACCCGGCCGTGTTGCCGGACCCAACCATTTCTCCGGAGGCCAACGCTGCCGCCGGCAAGCAGGCGCTGCCGCCGTGTCACTGCCTGTTCCAGTTTTATGTGGCAGACGGCAAGTTGAGTTGTCAGTTGTACCAGCGTAGTGGCGACATCTTCCTGGGCGTGCCGTTTAACATCGCCTCGTATGCGCTGCTAACGCTGATGATGGCGCAAGTCTGTGGTCTGGAGCCTGGAGACTTTGTTCACACCCTGGGTGACGCCCATCTCTACTCCAATCATCTGGAGCAGGCAGATACCCAGCTGGCTCGAGAACCCCGCACGCTGCCCTCCATGACCCTGAACCCTGAGGTAAAGGATTTGTTTGCCTTCACCTTCGATGACTTTACCCTGAGCGATTACGAGCCCCACGCCCATATCAAGGCGCCGGTGGCAATATAA
- a CDS encoding ChuX/HutX family heme-like substrate-binding protein has product MSVMAWPMAPAASPLLRQCGAALGDRVLRLQDEPLAILKALYRLGSLVVTTFTSGSRVSQNMNYPALTEGEWWLESVGERCRLRQTLKVQQWHSVLAVLEPTGNLPARSLLFLDHHGQPLQQVAVAPNSGGLAFEELVCAMLHPNQRSLSLPAIGPRRDGNRLDGLSALERDWEASQDDDDFSRLLLRCNDQRAMLYGAVRDSFACQVRPETLAVVLGEAADRDAATTLCVGNEGVRLCMTAPWSSPRWQGSHCHLAHNGALVSLDMAQMHTLWRLRKPGDGQVVTALEALDADGHWLWTLSAGEDEQQWRGLLRDSVVG; this is encoded by the coding sequence ATGTCGGTCATGGCATGGCCCATGGCGCCGGCGGCATCCCCCCTGCTAAGACAGTGCGGCGCTGCGCTTGGTGATCGGGTACTACGTTTGCAAGACGAACCGCTGGCGATCCTCAAGGCGTTGTATCGGCTGGGCTCTCTGGTCGTGACGACGTTTACATCCGGTTCCCGGGTGTCCCAGAACATGAACTACCCGGCGTTGACCGAGGGTGAGTGGTGGCTGGAATCCGTTGGTGAGCGCTGCCGCTTGAGACAAACGCTCAAGGTGCAGCAATGGCACTCGGTGCTGGCGGTGCTGGAGCCCACGGGAAACTTGCCCGCCCGAAGCCTGTTATTTCTCGATCATCATGGACAGCCACTGCAGCAGGTCGCGGTAGCGCCGAACAGTGGTGGTCTGGCGTTTGAGGAACTGGTGTGCGCCATGCTGCACCCGAATCAGCGGAGCCTGAGTCTTCCCGCCATTGGGCCGCGCCGGGATGGAAACAGATTAGATGGGTTGTCGGCACTGGAGCGTGATTGGGAGGCGAGTCAGGATGACGATGATTTTTCCCGACTATTGCTACGCTGCAATGATCAGCGCGCGATGCTTTACGGTGCTGTGCGGGACAGCTTTGCCTGTCAGGTGCGTCCAGAGACACTGGCGGTAGTGCTGGGAGAGGCCGCCGATCGGGATGCGGCGACGACCCTGTGCGTTGGCAACGAAGGGGTTCGGCTCTGCATGACTGCACCCTGGTCCTCGCCGCGCTGGCAGGGCAGTCACTGTCATCTGGCGCACAACGGTGCTCTGGTTTCTTTGGACATGGCGCAGATGCATACCCTGTGGCGGCTGCGCAAACCCGGAGACGGACAAGTGGTGACGGCCCTGGAGGCACTGGATGCCGATGGACACTGGCTGTGGACCCTGTCCGCCGGAGAGGATGAGCAACAGTGGCGCGGCTTATTGAGGGACAGCGTGGTGGGTTAG
- a CDS encoding DUF484 family protein: MTDHSPVSADQVAAYLRDNADFFEQRPELLELLRLPDPKGQAVSLLERQASILRERNTELRDRLNGLLDVARENDHLFDKTRRLTLSLLEARSAEKLFRNLLTSLADDFRSDRVSLMLYDREMPILGDLRNQIRCVDSTALPQALNHLLRNGKAVCGAMRQEEMEALFKEHATDIRSAAMVPLEFQGRLGLLAIGSKSAMHFRSSLGTLFITHIGQVLSRRLHEVLRQYPHQAAKKSMNSE, translated from the coding sequence ATGACGGATCACAGCCCGGTAAGCGCCGATCAGGTTGCCGCCTATTTGCGCGATAACGCGGACTTCTTTGAACAGCGCCCTGAGCTGCTGGAGCTGTTACGCCTGCCCGACCCCAAGGGGCAGGCCGTCTCTCTGCTGGAGCGCCAGGCCTCCATCCTGCGCGAACGCAATACCGAGCTGCGCGACCGCCTCAATGGCCTGCTTGATGTGGCCAGGGAAAATGACCACCTGTTCGACAAGACCCGCAGACTGACCCTCTCCCTGCTGGAAGCCCGCAGTGCAGAAAAACTGTTCCGCAACTTGCTCACCAGTCTGGCCGATGATTTCCGCAGTGATCGCGTCTCCCTGATGCTGTACGACCGCGAAATGCCCATCCTGGGTGACTTGCGCAACCAGATTCGCTGTGTAGACAGCACCGCCCTGCCACAAGCCCTCAATCACCTGCTGCGTAACGGCAAAGCCGTGTGCGGTGCCATGCGTCAGGAAGAAATGGAAGCGCTGTTCAAGGAACACGCCACGGATATCCGCTCTGCTGCCATGGTGCCGCTGGAGTTTCAGGGGCGCCTGGGGCTGTTGGCCATTGGCAGCAAGAGTGCCATGCACTTCCGCAGTTCTCTGGGCACGTTGTTCATCACTCACATCGGCCAGGTATTGAGCCGCCGCCTGCATGAAGTGCTACGCCAGTACCCGCACCAGGCAGCGAAAAAATCAATGAATAGTGAATAA
- a CDS encoding DUF6231 family protein produces the protein MNTAMAHPMTESPQERLAAIIDSHQPRSILAVSLNPIPVVSQWCKDHDCELIEIQSPTPFDALEDIERVDMAIVADQLEYMTHRDGESLMGLLRNLHTDSLVAVYQPTLAPQALRWPSNGFLALGCREQGHFSQDGRSLDMYSYDLDNYNFERSWNNARFWANPENWGKYWW, from the coding sequence ATGAATACTGCGATGGCACACCCAATGACCGAGTCCCCACAGGAACGTCTGGCCGCGATCATCGACAGCCACCAGCCCCGTTCCATTCTGGCGGTAAGCCTGAACCCCATCCCTGTTGTCAGTCAGTGGTGCAAGGATCACGACTGCGAACTGATTGAAATACAGTCCCCCACCCCATTCGATGCGCTGGAAGACATTGAGCGTGTGGACATGGCGATTGTGGCGGATCAGCTGGAATACATGACCCACCGTGATGGCGAGTCCCTGATGGGGTTGCTGCGCAACCTGCATACGGATTCGCTGGTGGCAGTCTATCAGCCCACCCTGGCCCCACAGGCCCTGCGCTGGCCCAGCAATGGTTTTCTGGCACTGGGTTGCCGGGAACAGGGACACTTCAGCCAGGACGGCCGCAGCCTGGACATGTACAGCTACGATCTGGATAACTACAACTTCGAGCGTAGCTGGAACAATGCCAGATTCTGGGCAAACCCGGAAAACTGGGGAAAATACTGGTGGTAA